In Danaus plexippus chromosome 8, MEX_DaPlex, whole genome shotgun sequence, the sequence AACTATGTACTAACGATTGATTATAGGATCGTCTGTATATGATTATAGAAAATGTAAGTGACGTCATCCATACTAAAGTCACTTGAAGTTAGCTAACTGTTGATATGACGTCACAGTAATGTTACAGGGACATCATCTCGTCTCatccaatattataaatacgaaagtCCGTAGGGTTGTGTTactgttattaatttactgaaatgattttaatgcACTATGAAATAGTGTAGCTGAAACCTTGGAATgacttaaacaatataattctcAATGACATGTTCAAGTAACCCGTAACAGTCTGTAGAGAGATAGATAGTAAGCATTACACAtttctttttgaataaaatactaaGACGATTCGGACGAAGTTGCGGACAAAGACTAGTATGTGATAGACACACATAATATACTCAGCTATGcgaacatttaatatataattataccaaCATTTTGAATTCCTTATCGAGGTAAAGATAATTCCTTACATACACtctgttttattgtttcttacaaaataaatatttatagtagttCTAGTATTAAAagagttttatacaaaaaatgtggtaatattatataatgtaaaaggtTAAAACAATGTGACAGtcaggaaaaaatattatacaagatTTATTAAGATTTCAGGTGACAACAACAGAGGATACTCAGAGATTATGGTACGGTGTTGGTGCTCGGGaggagaaaaaataaaaactacttatTCATCTTAAAAAATCTTCTCTTACATTATTTCATGTATCATGATCTTAACTAACCTTAAGTTCATCAGTCTAACAGGTTCTTCTGAGCAACTATTCGTAACAGCATATAGAAACACAACACCTTCTTAGCGTCCTTCACCGACTGCGCTTGACATTTTATTACCTACAGCAAAATGTCGCTTAACATACCTATAGCTTTACTTATATTGATATAGCGTACATTACTATGTTGCAAGACACATTAcaacacatgtatatattgtgCTGTAAGTCGGTCACAGTGAGCACCGAGAGCGGAGGTGATACAAACCAGCATCCGATCGTTAACATGGGGAATGTTCGTAAGATGTTGAACGTTAGAAATAACGAccgcttaaaataataaaccgtAAGATAAGGATTCGGCAATCAGCTCGCGGCGACCTCCGGCGTGACGTCACCGTCAGATATACAAAGTCTGAACTCTGCTGCTAGTGCGGCAGAACGTTATACTCGGACTGTGCTGTTATCTCTGACAAGATCAGCTCCTGTATCTTGTTCCTGAGCAGCAGCTTCCTCACCGGTTCCAGCTGTGTGAAGTAAGGTGTCAGCGACATAAGGAACATCGTGTCGTAGTCGTCGAGGAGTCGCGGCCTCTTCTGTTCCAGCGGATCCTGGGCCAGCTCCACTTCCGCGTACAGCCTCTTGTCGTGTCGGTGCTCATCCTCGAGGAACGCCTCGTCCGTGGTGTCCGCCGCGCCGATCCTCTGCACCTCCTCCTTGACCCGGACCTCCAGCCCCTCCTCGTCGCTGGCCGCGATGCTCTCCCCCGGTCTGTTCAGGAACCACAGCGTCTTGAAGTACCTCCACTTGCCGGTGTACTCGTCCACAGCGTGCGCGTTACATTTCTTTACTTCCCGCTTGAACAGGTCCCGGAGGTTCTTCCACTTGACTCTCAGTAAGTCCTCTGTAACAAATAACATTAGTTATAGCGTTAGGAGTTCTATTAACAGACACGCGCTAACTAATTATTACTAAGTTAGTTAATTATCAGCAATACATGTGAATTATCATGTAACTTTATAATCTCATGTTGGTGACTGAGGGTCGGTCGTTACTGTTTTTGTTAACGGAGTCATCTTCCGTCTCGTTCCGCGTCCAGGCGGTGTGCTGTAACTACACTTGTGCTACTTGCTAGTGAGTGTACAGAGCTCTACCTGGACTGGACGTGCTCACCGTACCTGGCAGTTTTATTTTGGCGGCGATCTCCGCCCAGGCGGTCGTGAGCCGCGACCTCTCGTTGTACCCTTCGTCCTCGTGGTTCCACAAACATGGTCTCTTCTTGACCTCGAATATCAGCGCCAGCAGGTTCCGGTCGCTGAGGCTTATTTTCCGCGTGCTCATGTCGCGTGTAGCGAGCGAGTCGTCGCGACAAGCCCCGCGCGTCAACTAACAGCCGAGCGACGGTTGCTGGTCGTGGCGAGGTTGCCGCCTCGTGCGCTTCCAGTCGCCTCTAGCCGTCGCCAGCCGCCTCCAGCCGCCTCTAGCCGCGCGACTCTTTGAACtaggtttattatattatgataacactCACTATTGATACGTTTGTTGTTCTTTGAACTCGAACAAAGTAACATCAACAGAAATCATTACTGTTTTTTcccagaataaaaatttaaaaacttatttttaacttaactgGCGGATTGCAGTGACATTCCTTGTTTTTTGCATGTAAAGTAAGAATTCCGACTACGTATGTTGTTTCGTGTGGTCGTGAGGTGTCGGGTCGCCGGCGTGTCACACTGAACGAGTAACGAATGTCTATTATAGGTGCCCATGTCCTCAGTGAACTGTCTGAATGAGGGTTCATTGTGAATGTATAAGAAGGTTttgtttaatcaaaatattcatcATTAAACTCTCAACTAACTTCTGTGTCTGTGTCTGTCGTTGTTTGTGTTCGGTTCACGTGCCGTCTATATTAGGTCAGCCATCATCACCAGCTAACTTCTTCCCAGTCCGTACAGCTATCACTGTGGTATGCGCGAGGGACAAGTTGAGCGCGTCCATCAAGCACTTTAATAACAGCGTATATCCAGTCtactttaaagaaaaatttataaaaatatgaaattaggAAACTAGaaactttttaaagaaatttttaatcatattggCTGAACAAATTGAAGCataaaatttagttaagtGGGAAAGCTCATCAAAATATCTGCGTGAATTGTTTCGTATGaggtaatgtaatattataaataaaaatgaattctcTATACAGAAAAGGACGTATTAACAGAGCGAGGCCGTAAGGTCGCATGAGGTACAGCTGTATCCCCCGCATTTGTTTATTGGTATCTATAGCAATatgatatgtaatattttcgcTTGTAATCGTAAAGCGACGTTGCCACAAGTCTCAGATCCGGTCGTCAGGAGGTAACCTGCGGGGGAACAGTAAATTTGATGGTTCATTCTTTGTGATTCATCCCGGAATGCTTCTCTTGCAGACACTTAAGTCGTATAAAGGGAGGCTCGTCGTAAACTGAACTCGTTTCCTCTGGTCGAGTCGGTCCGTGTATACCGACGCGGCGGGTGCTGCAGTGTCGTAGCTTATATCTTTGGACCCTGACATTTAATCGGTAATCATTTGACAGGAGCTTATTCTCACGGGGACTATCAAATATTTACTGCATATTACCGATAAcggataacaattttttttacacagtttatatttttgaatggaGACGATCTTTTTAATGTCGTTTTTACTATAACCATATCTAAACAGAAGTGAGGGGTCGAGGAGTGTTATTTAGAGTTTGTTTTTTCATCAACAATAATAACCATTAAGTGTAATAGCTCTTTTCTTCTTTGGATATAGGTTATCGCTTACCAAGAGAGATTTCACTATCACATTAATGTATCCGAGCTCCTACCCTCACCCACCACAATATCTTTATCGCCATTGCTTCGTCTCGAACCTTTTTATCTTCTTACGTGTGCATTTCATTCTGTCTGCGATGATCGTACGGCGGAGAGAATTTTAACGATACTTTTAGTGGACAACACTTGGGCTTATAGTTTAATCAGAAATAATAAGTGTCGCGGTgagaaagaaatttaaataacaattaacttAATACGTAGCAGCGAAGGGTTGTGGCGTTCACAAATATATCTGGAATATCATTCCTCGTGCGCAGGCAAAGCCTCGGTAGAGAGTTAGTTAATACTAATTTCACCACCGTGCCATCTAGCAGTA encodes:
- the LOC116775320 gene encoding uncharacterized protein LOC116775320, with the translated sequence MSTRKISLSDRNLLALIFEVKKRPCLWNHEDEGYNERSRLTTAWAEIAAKIKLPEDLLRVKWKNLRDLFKREVKKCNAHAVDEYTGKWRYFKTLWFLNRPGESIAASDEEGLEVRVKEEVQRIGAADTTDEAFLEDEHRHDKRLYAEVELAQDPLEQKRPRLLDDYDTMFLMSLTPYFTQLEPVRKLLLRNKIQELILSEITAQSEYNVLPH